One Bythopirellula goksoeyrii genomic window, ATGCCGCCGCATCACTGGCTCCGTTTTGGACGCAAGAGCGCGACAGCGATCGATTTCTGTACAGACGTTGCCGATGCGGCAGGGATCGACATTATCCTTCACCAATACCCAGCTTGGACAAAAGCCGGTTACTCACTAGATGAAATGCTGAGCATCGCTAAGCATCCGCGAGTCGTGATGATCAAAATGGGCACCCGCGATATGTCTCGTTGGCTTTATGATTTCGAGAGTTTGAAAGAATCTTCGCCCGAAACATCTGTTGTCACATGCCATGACGAGTTTCTCTTGCCAACCCTTTTTGAGGCAGCGGATGGGGCTTTGATTGGATTCGCTGGATTTGCGCCCCATCTGATGGTCGAGCTCGTCCACGCCGCCCTCGACGGAGATTTTCAGCGCGCCAAAAAGGCTCAACGCACAGTCGCCCCTCTAGCCCATTTGATTTACGATTTTGGTGAGCCGGGTTGCGGAGCCCATCAACGGATGAAAGTGGCACGTTGGCTTCTGGGGAAGTTTCCTAGCCCCCATTTTCGCCGGCCCGTTAATCCGCTGCCATCAGCCGAGGTAGAAAAAATCCGTTGCGAGTTGGCCAAAATAGATCCCACCCTCTGAACCTGCCCACCAAAAAACAGAGCACAGTCCTCTTGCCAATCTACGGATACTATGGAATGCATTGACGTTTTCTGCCATTTCTTGCCTCGCAAATACATTGCTGCAGCCCAGGAAGCGGCCGACAAACCACTCACAATGTTTGAGCGTGCTCAGCAGATACCGGCCATGGTTGATTTGCCTGCACGGCTGGAGATACTCGAAGAGTTTCCGGGATACCGTCAGATTATCAGTCTCTCGTCACCACCTACAGAAATGTTGTCATCGCAAAATGCGGTAGAACTAACGCAACTTGCGAATGACGAATTGGCTGGCGTGGTTCATGCTGGCGGGGATCGCATCTGCGGATTTGTCGCTGCCCTTCCGCTGAATGATATCGCAGCCAGCATCCAAGAGACACGACGCGCTATCGACGAGCTTGGAGCAGTCGGAGTTCAATTATTCACAAGCGTGTTAGGTCGTCCGTTGGACCATCCTGATTTTTTGCCTCTGTTTGACCTCATGGCAGAATTCGATCTTCCCCTCTTGTTGCATCCTACCCGGCCGATGAATGTACCAGATTATCCTGACGAAAAGTTTTCGAAATATGACTTGTGGTGGGCAATAGGCTGGCCCTATGAAACCACTCTCGCATTGATCAGGCTCGCGTTTTCTGGAATCCTTGAGCGCCTTCCAGGTTTGAAAGTCATTGCCCACCACGTGGGGGGATATCTTCCCATGCTGGCAGGACGACTGGGTCCCGGCATGGAACTGCTGGGGACCCGGAATCCCCCAGGAATGGAGCAATATGTCACAACGCCTCTTCAAGAGCCTATCCTTCGCGCTTGCCAGCGATTTTATGCAGATACCGCATCGTTTGGTTCCCAAGCGGCGCTCGAATGTGGAAGGGCTTTTTTCGGCGGGGAGCGACTCTTGTTCGCCACCGATATGCCTTTCGACCCGGGGGGGGGACCAGACTACATCCGCTCGACACTTGCGGCTATCGATTCCATGGCGCTTTCAGAGACCGAACGACGGGCAATACTCGTGGAAAATGCCAAATGCCTATTCCAATTGAATGACCAGTGAGACTTGAACGATGCCATTAGGTACCGTCTATCCTAGCGAAAGTCACATTAGCTACGATCCTCGAACGGGGGTCGCGATCCGGCAGGTCACCAGCTTTGCGGCGAATCACCACCACCCGTTTTACTACATTCCTGCCTACGACGACTCAGGAAAGCGTCTGTTTTTTGTCTCACATCGGACGGGAGAACCGCAGATTTTTTTTGAGGATGAACCGGGAGGGAACCTAGTCCAGATCTCCCACCGTCCTGACTTAAATGAGTGGTCCTGCCATCCCTCGTGGGACGGCCGATACGCCTACTACACCGCCGGCAATGCCGCCTGGCGGGTCGACATCGAGGCCATGCGTGAAGAGCAGGTCGCGACGTTTGGTGGGATGCCGATTCGTCAGCCCGGTATGGTGGGTGCCTCGATGGGGACTACCAGCCTCAGTACGGACAACCGCTGGTGGTGCGTGTACGTCAAAGCGAAGTACCAGTTTCAGATGCATATCATCGACGTCCCAACGGGGCAGGACACGGTGATCCTTGAGTGCGACACGATCGCGCACCCCCAATTCCACCCCGACGATGCGTCGCTGCTGCGCTATGCTGGACCACACGACCAGCGGATCTGGACCATACACCGTGATGGTAGCAATAACCGGTTAGTCTATCACCGTGACGCTGAGAAAAAGGAATGGATTGTCCACGAAACCTGGCTCCCCGGCACGCGCGAAATCATCTCAAGCAACTGGCCCCACGGTGTAATGGCTGTCAATATCGACAGTGGTGCAGTTCGCTGGATTGTCCGCACGAACGCCTGGCATCCGATGGTAAACCGAGCTGGGACCCAGTTGGTGGCCGACACCACGAATCCAGACGTCGGCTTGATCCTCTGCGATCCCCATCAAGAATGTGGGCCAGTTGAGAGTCTGTGTGACTCAAATGCCAGCAGTCTGGGCTCCCACTGGCAAAGCGATCACTGCCCCTATGACGACGGCAGCGTTGAAGTTTATGCCCCTCAGCATACGCATCCCCATCCTAATTTCTCGCCCGATGGTCGGCGGGTGGTGTTTACGTCCGACCAATCGGGTTGGGCGCAAGTTTATGAGGTGGTGATACCGATAAAGTAGGGTGGGCACGGCCCGCCAGAAGGCCTGGAGAAGAATTGAATTTGTTGGGCGGTGCCCACCCTACTATTTACTCGCTACCTTCGCCGACGCCTCTGATTAACACACGACATTGCTGCCACTAAACCTAGCAACAGAGCACTGGGCTCCGGTACCGCAGCGAAAGTCGCAGTCAAGGGGCTTGTGCCGTACTGGTTTTGCCAGATGGCCAGATCAGCGCCGTTGACCATACTGTCGCCATTAGCATCGCCTTGGGCCATCGTAGTACCAGTGTTAAAGTTACGTTGCCAAATCAAGAAATCTCGTCCATCGACGTCACCATCCCCATCAAAATCTGCATTCTCGACCGGAGCTGCCAAGGGAGCAATCACTCCGATCTGGTAAGAGAGAAAATCCATATCAAAAGATCCCCAACCAGCATTGTCACTAACTCCGAATTCCAAGAAAGGACTATCTTCATCGGCGTAGACTGAATTATTATTCGCCGCCAGGGTCACTTGAAATGTACTTGGCGTCAAGGAGCCGTTCATGTAGACCTTCACTTCAATATTACCGGGTAGGGCACCATTGTTCTCCATGGTTATCCAGAACTCGTTCCACTCGTTGAGCTCATTGTCAGCGATCTCCAAAATATTGAGTGTGCCGCCATTCTCAGAATCGATCGCGTTGCTAGGAGCGTTACCATTGAGATTGTTCATAATCAGACCACCACTGCCGGTGCCGGTACAAAGAGATCCCGTAGCAGCATCACAAAAAGTGCTCACGTCAGTACTTGTCACTAATGAAAAACCGACCTGCGTGTCTTCATTGGTCGGGCTGTTCTGAGAGAAATTGAGAATGCCGCGACCGTTTGACATTATCGCTCCACGCCCATTGGGAGAGTCTTGGAACCAGGGGATAACATCGGGATCGGTATCGGGATCGTCTCCATCCGTCTCGAGATAGAGATCATCCAAAGGACCACTAACGGGAATCCGAGTACGAAATGAAACCGTTAAGCCCGTGTTGGTGAGTACCAACTCGTCCATCGGTCCTTCCTGAGTCATGTCATGACCGAAGTAGACTCGACGGTTTGTATTTATCGGATCGTTGGGAGGGGAGGGTTCCGTGGGATAGGTGAGATTGGGATCCGACAGACCTTGAATCCAGCCATGTGGTTCAGGATTACCAGCATCTTGAATGCGAATGTAATCGGTACTGCCTTCGGTAAATACCCCAGCCCCGCCAGGTGATGTCCCTTGTTTACCTGTCAGTGAAACGGCCGGATTGGCTGACACAGTAGGGTCCGAAAGCGTATCGCCAGGTGCGGTACCATCCCATTTGTCCCCTTGACTGTGGTACCAGGTTCCATCAAGAGCATCCACATCTTCGCCGACTGGATTTATAGAGAAATCTTTTCCACCAAAGCCAGCAGGGCCAAAATCGCCAATGAAATTGTCATCACCTGTTCCAGCTGCTCCATCCGTTACACCAGGATTGAATGTTCCATCGTAGGTGTAACGCCACCCTCCAGCAGGATCGAGGTAATTGACTCCCGCCATCACACTATGCAGAGAACAGGAACAAATGAGAGTAGAAATTACGATAGAATATATTGATTGTTGCCGATTCATTTCAAATGTCGCCTCTGAGGTAATTAGTATTGCTCTATCAATTCACATTTCTTCGGTAAAACAACGCCGTGAAATCTTCGATACGTATTAGCGTCGAATTCGTGGACGAGTCACTTCAATACGAAATTCATGTGGTGATGTGTCAGGAGAAACCGTGAAATGCAAACCCGAACTCTTAGAATTCTTAAACTTACTATCGATGGGATTTCTAACTTCACGGCGTTCGCGTGCTGATAATCCATCTGTATCATCAGGTATTGTGGGAACGACCATCACAACATATTCTCCCGCAGGGGCACCATCATCTTTATCAAAGGTAGTGAGACTATACTTGCCATCTTCTCCAAAATACCCAGTGGCCGTTAGCGGCGAATCTGAATCAAGCTGTTGAAAGACGACCTTGCCTCCGTTCCTCAGTGTTGAACCATCTTCGAGGACGACCTCTCCGCTCACCGGATAGGTCGCCAACGTTGACTTGCCACAACCCAAGAGCAGGAAAATTAAGCCTAAACAGACGGTTGTCGAATAGTGGCACTTTGACAAGCTAAGCGTTCTCCAAATATCAAACAGTGCAAACCGATAGATTAGACTCTTATGAGAGCAATAAACCAATCGAACTTTCAATATTGCGTCACAGGAAATGGAATTCCTTTGCCATCCAAGTCTACGGTCTTCCCATCAGCCTTATTGCAAATCTGACCCAGCATATAGCCATCGATATCAATATTGAGCGAGTGAACAGCCCCGTCACCAAAAACGAACTGACAGATTCCAGGATGCCAACTACCAAAATTCTTGTTCCAGTCTGTCAATTCCTGTCCTCCTGATGAACCCTTTTCAGGAGTTGCGATTGGTCGCGTAAACCCACCTTTACGCCCAACGGTACTCCAAGAGTCAGGGTTGTAGATTGAGTTATCCTTTGCCGAGATGTGCCCAAACCAAGTGCCATTAGGACCATCCGTCGGGACATGCTTCTCACCTACAAAGGCGGTATTTGAAAGGCCATCCTCGATTTGTGAAAAGGTAACTTTATATTGCAGTGGGAGTGCACTCAAATCATCAATCCCTGGCGTGACATCACCATTGCCGTCATCGTCATCGCCATGCCCTGAAAATCGGAAGGGTCCTGTCGGTTCTTTGGGAGGTTGGTTACCAGAGATGTATGTGTATGTATTGTCATTAAATGAAGCGTTTGGGGAATCATCGCCTGTGTTACATGCGAAATCTGCCAATGCACCGGGGAAATTCGCACCACTGGCACTACCTGCGTCATTGTCGCCAACGACACTCAGTTGAGGAGGAGCACGCCGGGAAGGACAAAAATAAACGGGTACCTGAGCAGTTCTTGCTGCTTCTGTCTGTCCATAGTACGTCTCATGGCGATTCCATGTCGTGGCGATGTTGCCTGCTTCCAAAAAGGGCCAGAGTTCTGCGGCCCAGGTGATGTAGTCGAACTTCCGTCGCGAATTGGGAATCCGCTTGTAGGTATCATGGTGATTTTGGATCGCCAACCCGATATTCTTCAAATGATTGGTGCATTGGGTTCGCCGGGCCGCTTCACGGGCTGCTTGGATCGCCGGCAATAAGAGAGCTACCAAGACGCCAATGATGGCGATTACCACCAACAGTTCGACCAACGTAAACGCGCGCTTTGTGTGTCTGGCCACGGCAAAACCTCCCAACATGTTTTTAAAAGAAAAGTCTTAACAGCGGGTTAAGCGAAGCTTGAGGTCTGCTTTCCCCGGACCCGCTATTCTTACTTCTTAGGAAAAGTGGGCTTCCAAGCCCTATCTATAAGCTAACCATTTGGCCTTTGTCAGTCAAGTTTTCCCAGGGCATCTCAGACCGATTGCTGAAGATGAGAGGAGCGATTGCCGGAACTCCGAAGCCTTTACATTGGGTTTGCTTTTTCGGAATAGCAACCTTTGCTGATCGCGCAAATAAGAACGCCTCGACCAAATGAGTCGGTCGAGGCGTCTGTTTGCTAAAAAGGAAAAATGGTGAACTACCTACGGCGCAGGAGACCGAAACCAAGTGCCAAGCCAAGCAAGGCAATGCTCGATGGCTCAGGTACAGCATCGACCATAATGCCACCGATGGAAGCATTGACACCAGCAACACCCGAATTGAGTTGCAACTTAAGAATATCCCCAACGGCAACGCCTTCGTAATAGTATGAATATACGTCCGCTATACCGTTGAACGTGAGGTTTCGCAAATTGACATCCAATCCACTAACATCTTCACGAGCACGTATCCGATTCATTGAGCTGTATTGGCCGTTGGTATTGTCAGCGACCACATGCAACCAAAAAGCCGGAGGAGGATTGCCCACTACACCAATGTTCTTAATTGCATTATTGGAGTTATTAGCAGCCTGGGGATCAACCAATGCACCAGAGAGTCCGTTGGTACCGTCGGGTAGCGTGAGAAAATTCCAGGGGGTATTGCCCCCTTCAGAAAATGCTTCAGCCCCAAGATCGTCTCCGAAAGAGTAATCAGGACTGTTCGGATCGAAGTCGACTGAAAGCCAAGATGGCAACGTATTGGCAGCATCTTGACCGACTGGACTGTTCGTATTCGGAGTTGTCGCTCCGAAATTAAAGAACAGGTAGCCATCTTGGCCAATGTTCAAACCTGCGGCACTGTAATCGGTTGCATCGATATGCGTGGCCACAGCAGGATCGATCTGCTGGAAATAAGAAATGCTTGTTGTTGCCTGGGCAATAGGGGCAACAAGCAATACTGCAGCACTGAGTACAAACCAAAATTTCTTCGTCATTAGTCATTCCTCCAAAGTTTGAAAAGGGTTAGTCACAAAACAATAACTTGCTTCACACCCGAGTGGGATTGGAAACAACAAACGGTTCTCTCGTATAAACCTCACAAGAAAAGAACAGTGGTGATAGAGAATAAACGAAGAGTCTCATATGTCGTAGCCTTGGCAACTCGAGTCACGTAGCTCCGCTAATCTCTATGTTGTAGCGATTCGTGTAGGATTGCAAGAAAAAAAACTGGAAATCGTATTCTAGCTTGGATAATCCCGCACGAACGGAATTGGCATTTTAGGAAACGGCAGTCCGCCCTTGGCATTCTCAGACGTTCTGGGGAAAGTTGATCATAGACTGCTGATACGGTTGGAGTTTTGCATTAGACTGTAGACTTCATTACTACGCTTCTCAATCGTCTAACACCATGTGAAAACGATCATGACTCGAAATTCCGATTCGCTTCGTACCATCAATTCACGTAGTAGCTCAAACCTACAGCCCGTGGGAGTAATAGGTCTTGGCCTGCTGGGCACTGCCCTGTGTGAACGACTGCTAGCTGCGGGTTACCCCGTGTTTGTCTACAACCGCACCCAGGAAAAAGCGATCCCACTAATCGAATTGGGGGCCGAATGGTCTGATAACCCCTTCACCGAGTGTTCTCGAGTGGTCATCAGCCTTTATACCTCTGATATTGTCGATGCCGTTCTCGAGCAAATGGACTCAGGGCTCCGTGCCGGTCAGATACTGATTGACACAACCACCGGTGACCCCAGCCAGACTTCTGCTCTCGGCCACCGGCTGGCGAAACGCGACATTCATTACCTTGAATCACCTATTGCTGCCTCAAGCGAGCAAACCCGCCAGGGAGAGGCCCTGGCTATCGTCGCAGGTCCTGAGCAATCGTACCACGACTGCTGCGACCTCTATGACTGCTTGGCCGCCAAGTCTCACTACGTGGGCTCGTGGGGTAGTGCCGCCAAAATGAAATTGGTAAACAACCTCGTGCTGGGCCTCAATCGAGTGGCTCTGGCCGAGGGCTTACTTTTTGCGGAAGCCATCGGGGTGCCGAAGCAAAATGCATTGGATGTACTAAAGGACGGCAATGCCTATTCCATCGTAATGGACGTGAAAGGTCAAAAGATGGTCGATAGTGATTTCTCAACTCAGGCCAAGCTTTCACAGCATACCAAAGACGTGCGACTAATGCTCTCTGAATCTGAACGAGCTGGGATTATACTACCTATGTCGAATTTGCATCTGCAACTATTGGAACAGGCCGAATCGCTCGGCCTGGGAGATCGGGACAACTCGATCATCATCCGCGCTATTGAAGAAGCGGTTCGTCAAGTGGAATTGACAAGTTAGCTGATACTCCCCAAGAATTTTCGCTCAGGCAGATGTAGCCACCGTTTCCAGAGGGTAGATTCCTTGATATCGAATTCCTGCCTACTTCTCCGGCTAATCTCAAAGGAGCAATCATGCCAAATTCAACTCGCAGGTCATTTCTTAAAAAAGTGGGAATCGGTGCTGCCGTAGCAGGGTTGGCTCCTCGGTTGGATGCAGCTGGTGCCAACGATCGAGTCCGTTGGGGACTTATTGGTTGCGGGCAGCGAGGCCGTTGGTTCTTTGAGGGTGCCGACTATGTGTGCGATCCCGACCAGCGCCGACTCGCGATAGCCGCCGAAGCATCAGGTGTCGATTCGAAACATGCGGTCACCGACCTACGCCGCATCCTTGACGATCCGACTATCGACGCCGTCGTCATCGCCGCACCCGACCATTGGCATGCTCCCGCAGCGATTTTGGCTTGTGAAGCGGGCAAACATGTCTACGTCGAAAAACCGTGTAGCCACAACTTCCGCGAAGCCCAATTGCTCCTCAAGGCGGCTCGGGATAACAATGTAGTTGTGCAACACGGCACCCAGCAGCGGAGTACGCCATTTACGATCGAAGCAATCCAAAGACTCCATGAGGGAGTGATCGGCGACGTGCTGGTAGCCAAGGCGTGGAATATTCAGCATCGCGACAACATCGGTTTTGCCGAACCGACTTCTGCCCCACCGGAAGTTGACTACGATCTCTGGGTAGGCCCCGCCGAGATGGTTCCTTTTCAAACAAACCGCTTCCATAGCGATTGGCACTGGTGGTATAACTTCGGCACGGGCGACATCGGCAACGATGGTGCCCACGAGATTGACTACGCCCGCTGGGGATTGGGAATCGACGCATTGCCATCCAAGGTAGTTGCCCTGGGAGGCAAGTATTTTTACGACGACGCGCAACAGTTCCCCGACACAGCTACTTGTGTATTCGAATATGCTGGAAAGGATGGGGCGACACCTCGTCAACTTGTGTTCGAAATGCTGCTTTGGTCGAAGAACTACCCTCTCAATTGCGATAGTGGAGTGGAGTATTTTGGCTCCTCCGGGAAAATGTTTTTGAGCAAGCGAGGCAAGATGTTCATTTATGACGATCAAAATCGAGTCATTGAAGAGAAGCGAGCTGAAAAAGGCGACCCAAGGGTACATTTTAATGACTTTGTTGATGCAATTCAAAATGACCGCCGCCCAAACGCTGATATCCTAGAGGGCTTTCGTAGCGTGGCTCTGATACACTTGGCAAATATTGCCGTGCGAACAGGCCGCTCTTTGGAAGTCGATTCTACATCCGAACAAATTACAAATGACGATTCAGCCAATTCACTGTTGTCACGCCCGTATCGTGACGGTGGCCATTGGGCTAAACCAAAAGGAGCTTGATAAACTATGACTGTGAGAAGCCTGTTGTCAATTTGCTTTTCTGTGTTCCTGTCTATTGCAGGCAATTGTTCGATCACTCAGGCCAGTGAGGGGAACGTCGAATTTGACACGAGCAAAGATGGTGTGATTGTTGTTAAGATTGACGGTGAACCAGTCGCGGATTATGTCTACGAAGACGAGGATATTTCGCGGCCCTATTTTGCCCACCTGCGGACCACCGAATCACCACAGATCTCGCGAAACTATCCCCCCGTCGCAGGTAAGGATCGCGCAGATCATCCGACTTTTCACCCAGGGCTGTGGATGTCGTTTGGCGACATTAGCGGCAACGACTACTGGCGAAATGCTGCCCCGGTAAAACACGTCGCTTTAAAGACGG contains:
- a CDS encoding dihydrodipicolinate synthase family protein — encoded protein: MTWNHKPWTGVFAATLCAFREDQSIDEAGLAKYIYELAQVDGIQGLVCNGHTGEVMSLLPRERAQVTSILAKAVGRSERDVKVASGVMAEGTLEAIEHAIAAKEAGADAILLMPPHHWLRFGRKSATAIDFCTDVADAAGIDIILHQYPAWTKAGYSLDEMLSIAKHPRVVMIKMGTRDMSRWLYDFESLKESSPETSVVTCHDEFLLPTLFEAADGALIGFAGFAPHLMVELVHAALDGDFQRAKKAQRTVAPLAHLIYDFGEPGCGAHQRMKVARWLLGKFPSPHFRRPVNPLPSAEVEKIRCELAKIDPTL
- a CDS encoding amidohydrolase family protein, with the protein product MECIDVFCHFLPRKYIAAAQEAADKPLTMFERAQQIPAMVDLPARLEILEEFPGYRQIISLSSPPTEMLSSQNAVELTQLANDELAGVVHAGGDRICGFVAALPLNDIAASIQETRRAIDELGAVGVQLFTSVLGRPLDHPDFLPLFDLMAEFDLPLLLHPTRPMNVPDYPDEKFSKYDLWWAIGWPYETTLALIRLAFSGILERLPGLKVIAHHVGGYLPMLAGRLGPGMELLGTRNPPGMEQYVTTPLQEPILRACQRFYADTASFGSQAALECGRAFFGGERLLFATDMPFDPGGGPDYIRSTLAAIDSMALSETERRAILVENAKCLFQLNDQ
- a CDS encoding oligogalacturonate lyase family protein, which encodes MPLGTVYPSESHISYDPRTGVAIRQVTSFAANHHHPFYYIPAYDDSGKRLFFVSHRTGEPQIFFEDEPGGNLVQISHRPDLNEWSCHPSWDGRYAYYTAGNAAWRVDIEAMREEQVATFGGMPIRQPGMVGASMGTTSLSTDNRWWCVYVKAKYQFQMHIIDVPTGQDTVILECDTIAHPQFHPDDASLLRYAGPHDQRIWTIHRDGSNNRLVYHRDAEKKEWIVHETWLPGTREIISSNWPHGVMAVNIDSGAVRWIVRTNAWHPMVNRAGTQLVADTTNPDVGLILCDPHQECGPVESLCDSNASSLGSHWQSDHCPYDDGSVEVYAPQHTHPHPNFSPDGRRVVFTSDQSGWAQVYEVVIPIK
- a CDS encoding dockerin type I domain-containing protein; translated protein: MAGVNYLDPAGGWRYTYDGTFNPGVTDGAAGTGDDNFIGDFGPAGFGGKDFSINPVGEDVDALDGTWYHSQGDKWDGTAPGDTLSDPTVSANPAVSLTGKQGTSPGGAGVFTEGSTDYIRIQDAGNPEPHGWIQGLSDPNLTYPTEPSPPNDPINTNRRVYFGHDMTQEGPMDELVLTNTGLTVSFRTRIPVSGPLDDLYLETDGDDPDTDPDVIPWFQDSPNGRGAIMSNGRGILNFSQNSPTNEDTQVGFSLVTSTDVSTFCDAATGSLCTGTGSGGLIMNNLNGNAPSNAIDSENGGTLNILEIADNELNEWNEFWITMENNGALPGNIEVKVYMNGSLTPSTFQVTLAANNNSVYADEDSPFLEFGVSDNAGWGSFDMDFLSYQIGVIAPLAAPVENADFDGDGDVDGRDFLIWQRNFNTGTTMAQGDANGDSMVNGADLAIWQNQYGTSPLTATFAAVPEPSALLLGLVAAMSCVNQRRRRR
- a CDS encoding DUF1559 domain-containing protein: MARHTKRAFTLVELLVVIAIIGVLVALLLPAIQAAREAARRTQCTNHLKNIGLAIQNHHDTYKRIPNSRRKFDYITWAAELWPFLEAGNIATTWNRHETYYGQTEAARTAQVPVYFCPSRRAPPQLSVVGDNDAGSASGANFPGALADFACNTGDDSPNASFNDNTYTYISGNQPPKEPTGPFRFSGHGDDDDGNGDVTPGIDDLSALPLQYKVTFSQIEDGLSNTAFVGEKHVPTDGPNGTWFGHISAKDNSIYNPDSWSTVGRKGGFTRPIATPEKGSSGGQELTDWNKNFGSWHPGICQFVFGDGAVHSLNIDIDGYMLGQICNKADGKTVDLDGKGIPFPVTQY
- a CDS encoding PEP-CTERM sorting domain-containing protein (PEP-CTERM proteins occur, often in large numbers, in the proteomes of bacteria that also encode an exosortase, a predicted intramembrane cysteine proteinase. The presence of a PEP-CTERM domain at a protein's C-terminus predicts cleavage within the sorting domain, followed by covalent anchoring to some some component of the (usually Gram-negative) cell surface. Many PEP-CTERM proteins exhibit an unusual sequence composition that includes large numbers of potential glycosylation sites. Expression of one such protein has been shown restore the ability of a bacterium to form floc, a type of biofilm.), with translation MTKKFWFVLSAAVLLVAPIAQATTSISYFQQIDPAVATHIDATDYSAAGLNIGQDGYLFFNFGATTPNTNSPVGQDAANTLPSWLSVDFDPNSPDYSFGDDLGAEAFSEGGNTPWNFLTLPDGTNGLSGALVDPQAANNSNNAIKNIGVVGNPPPAFWLHVVADNTNGQYSSMNRIRAREDVSGLDVNLRNLTFNGIADVYSYYYEGVAVGDILKLQLNSGVAGVNASIGGIMVDAVPEPSSIALLGLALGFGLLRRR
- a CDS encoding NAD(P)-dependent oxidoreductase, with amino-acid sequence MTRNSDSLRTINSRSSSNLQPVGVIGLGLLGTALCERLLAAGYPVFVYNRTQEKAIPLIELGAEWSDNPFTECSRVVISLYTSDIVDAVLEQMDSGLRAGQILIDTTTGDPSQTSALGHRLAKRDIHYLESPIAASSEQTRQGEALAIVAGPEQSYHDCCDLYDCLAAKSHYVGSWGSAAKMKLVNNLVLGLNRVALAEGLLFAEAIGVPKQNALDVLKDGNAYSIVMDVKGQKMVDSDFSTQAKLSQHTKDVRLMLSESERAGIILPMSNLHLQLLEQAESLGLGDRDNSIIIRAIEEAVRQVELTS
- a CDS encoding Gfo/Idh/MocA family protein, with translation MPNSTRRSFLKKVGIGAAVAGLAPRLDAAGANDRVRWGLIGCGQRGRWFFEGADYVCDPDQRRLAIAAEASGVDSKHAVTDLRRILDDPTIDAVVIAAPDHWHAPAAILACEAGKHVYVEKPCSHNFREAQLLLKAARDNNVVVQHGTQQRSTPFTIEAIQRLHEGVIGDVLVAKAWNIQHRDNIGFAEPTSAPPEVDYDLWVGPAEMVPFQTNRFHSDWHWWYNFGTGDIGNDGAHEIDYARWGLGIDALPSKVVALGGKYFYDDAQQFPDTATCVFEYAGKDGATPRQLVFEMLLWSKNYPLNCDSGVEYFGSSGKMFLSKRGKMFIYDDQNRVIEEKRAEKGDPRVHFNDFVDAIQNDRRPNADILEGFRSVALIHLANIAVRTGRSLEVDSTSEQITNDDSANSLLSRPYRDGGHWAKPKGA